One Thauera sp. K11 DNA window includes the following coding sequences:
- a CDS encoding tetratricopeptide repeat protein, which produces MMQKAAMLCALLAAALAAGCANVPGTGATEPGNMSRPLSDQSPVGDAEARARTHVDLGMAYFELGRFDVALDEARIAMDNVAGYAPAHHLTGLVYMMLGEAAAARGNFEQALRAAPGDPDFNNSYGWFLCTQGQERDGLARLSSSARNPYYRYASRPSLTPACATCA; this is translated from the coding sequence ATGATGCAGAAGGCGGCGATGCTGTGCGCACTGCTCGCTGCCGCGCTTGCGGCGGGCTGCGCCAACGTGCCCGGAACCGGTGCGACCGAGCCCGGCAACATGAGCCGGCCGCTCTCCGACCAGTCGCCGGTCGGGGACGCCGAAGCGCGCGCCCGCACCCACGTCGACCTGGGCATGGCCTATTTCGAGCTTGGCCGCTTCGACGTCGCGCTCGACGAGGCGCGCATCGCGATGGACAACGTCGCCGGCTACGCCCCGGCCCATCACCTGACGGGCCTCGTATACATGATGCTGGGCGAGGCGGCGGCCGCGCGCGGCAACTTCGAGCAGGCCCTGCGCGCGGCGCCCGGCGATCCCGATTTCAACAACAGCTATGGCTGGTTCCTGTGCACCCAGGGCCAGGAGCGGGACGGCCTGGCCCGGCTGTCGTCCTCGGCACGCAACCCCTATTACCGCTACGCCTCCCGCCCCTCACTAACGCCGGCCTGTGCCACATGCGCCTGA
- the rlmN gene encoding 23S rRNA (adenine(2503)-C(2))-methyltransferase RlmN, which produces MSPPATATPVNLLDFDVDGLVAWFAGLGEKPFRARQVMRWMHRDGCDDFDAMTDVAKSLRARLKEIAVIRPPVPVRDSISADGTRKWLLDVGNANAVETVFIPETSRGTLCVSSQAGCALDCAFCSTGKQGFNRNLTAAEIIGQLWLANNLLGAARDASGAAADLEAGEKDNGRIISNVVMMGMGEPLANFDNVVTALRLMLDDHAYGLSRRRVTVSTSGIVPAMDRLRDECPVALAVSLHASNDALRDRLVPINQKYPLRELMAACRRYLERAPRDFVTFEYVMLDGVNDSDAHARELVALVRDVPCKFNLIPFNPFPNSGFLRSPAERIRRFAGILIDAGIVTTTRKTRGDDVDAACGQLAGQVQDKTRRTTVRLKQEMETRR; this is translated from the coding sequence ATGAGCCCCCCCGCCACGGCCACTCCGGTCAATCTGCTCGATTTCGACGTCGACGGTCTCGTCGCCTGGTTCGCCGGGCTGGGCGAGAAGCCGTTTCGCGCCCGCCAGGTGATGCGCTGGATGCATCGCGACGGCTGCGACGATTTCGACGCGATGACCGACGTCGCCAAGTCGCTGCGCGCCAGGCTCAAGGAAATCGCCGTGATCCGCCCGCCGGTGCCGGTGCGCGATTCGATCTCGGCCGATGGCACGCGCAAGTGGCTGCTCGACGTCGGCAATGCCAACGCGGTCGAGACCGTGTTCATTCCCGAAACCAGCCGCGGCACGCTGTGCGTGTCGTCGCAGGCCGGCTGTGCGCTCGACTGCGCGTTCTGCTCGACCGGCAAGCAAGGCTTCAACCGCAACCTGACGGCGGCCGAGATCATCGGCCAGCTCTGGCTCGCCAACAATCTGCTGGGCGCTGCGCGGGATGCGAGCGGGGCGGCGGCGGACCTCGAAGCGGGCGAGAAGGACAACGGCCGCATCATCAGCAACGTGGTGATGATGGGCATGGGCGAGCCGCTGGCCAATTTCGACAACGTCGTCACCGCGCTGCGCCTGATGCTGGACGACCACGCCTACGGCCTGTCGCGGCGCCGCGTCACGGTGTCGACCTCGGGCATCGTGCCGGCGATGGACCGCCTGCGCGACGAATGTCCGGTGGCGCTGGCGGTATCGCTGCACGCATCGAACGACGCGCTGCGCGACCGGCTGGTGCCGATCAACCAGAAATACCCGCTGCGCGAACTGATGGCGGCCTGCCGGCGCTATCTCGAGCGCGCGCCGCGCGATTTCGTGACCTTCGAGTACGTGATGCTCGACGGCGTCAACGACAGCGACGCGCATGCGCGCGAACTGGTCGCACTGGTGCGCGACGTGCCGTGCAAGTTCAACCTGATACCGTTCAATCCCTTCCCGAATTCGGGTTTCCTGCGCTCGCCGGCGGAGCGCATCCGCCGTTTTGCCGGTATCCTCATTGACGCCGGCATCGTCACCACCACGCGCAAGACGCGCGGCGACGACGTCGACGCGGCCTGCGGCCAGCTCGCGGGCCAGGTGCAGGACAAGACGCGGCGCACGACGGTGCGCCTCAAACAGGAAATGGAGACTCGTCGATGA
- the bamB gene encoding outer membrane protein assembly factor BamB, with amino-acid sequence MKPFSLRAVPMMAAIMLATGCSSLNPFASSAPKSAPLVDFKPTTQIVPVWEASIGKAGGYVFQPAVVGDSVYAAGHAGEVARFEKNGQAAWRARAGVDLSAGVGADGALAVVVTTDGKVVAYDAQTGTERWRTPIGAEVLAPPAVGGDVVVVRTSDHRLVALNARDGSRRWVHTRSNPPLALRSYAGVVIEGAVVLAGFPGGKLGVINLANGGAITELTVSAPRGATELERVADVAGTPVTTRREVCAVSYQGRAACFDAGNGNALWARDFSSSVGMDRDTRYAVITDDRDAVNALDVYSGASVWKQDGLARRGVTRPLLVGDNVVVGDAQGFVHVLARDTGAFAARDRADSSAIVAPPRAQGTGFVVQSLDGRITAYELR; translated from the coding sequence ATGAAACCGTTCTCGCTGCGTGCAGTTCCGATGATGGCCGCGATCATGCTGGCGACCGGATGCTCGTCCCTCAACCCGTTCGCCAGCAGCGCGCCGAAATCCGCGCCCCTCGTGGACTTCAAGCCTACGACGCAGATCGTGCCGGTATGGGAGGCGAGCATCGGCAAGGCCGGCGGCTACGTATTCCAGCCCGCGGTCGTGGGCGACAGCGTATATGCCGCCGGGCATGCTGGCGAGGTGGCGCGCTTCGAGAAGAATGGCCAGGCCGCGTGGCGCGCGCGCGCGGGTGTCGACCTGTCGGCGGGCGTGGGGGCCGACGGCGCGCTCGCGGTGGTCGTGACCACGGACGGCAAGGTCGTCGCCTACGACGCGCAGACCGGCACCGAGCGCTGGCGCACCCCGATCGGCGCTGAGGTGCTCGCTCCCCCGGCGGTGGGCGGCGACGTCGTCGTCGTGCGCACGTCCGACCACCGCCTGGTCGCGCTCAACGCGCGTGACGGCAGCCGGCGCTGGGTCCATACCCGCAGCAATCCGCCGCTCGCGCTGCGCAGCTACGCCGGCGTCGTGATCGAGGGCGCGGTGGTGCTGGCCGGCTTTCCCGGCGGCAAGCTCGGCGTGATCAACCTCGCCAACGGCGGCGCGATCACCGAACTGACCGTCTCGGCCCCGCGCGGCGCCACCGAACTCGAACGGGTGGCGGACGTCGCCGGTACGCCGGTCACCACCCGCCGCGAGGTCTGCGCGGTGAGCTACCAGGGCCGCGCGGCATGCTTCGACGCTGGCAACGGCAATGCGCTGTGGGCTCGCGACTTCTCGAGCAGCGTGGGGATGGATCGCGACACCCGCTACGCGGTGATCACCGACGACCGCGACGCGGTGAACGCCCTCGACGTCTACAGCGGCGCCAGCGTATGGAAGCAGGACGGGCTGGCGCGCCGTGGCGTGACCCGGCCGCTGCTGGTCGGGGACAACGTCGTGGTGGGCGATGCGCAGGGCTTCGTGCATGTGCTGGCACGCGACACCGGCGCCTTCGCGGCGCGCGACCGCGCCGACAGCAGCGCCATCGTCGCGCCGCCGCGCGCGCAGGGCACCGGTTTCGTGGTGCAGAGCCTGGACGGCCGGATCACCGCCTATGAATTGCGCTGA
- the der gene encoding ribosome biogenesis GTPase Der, giving the protein MKPTIVLVGRPNVGKSTLFNRLTRTRDALVADQPGLTRDRHYGIGRVGEREYLVVDTAGFDPVAKDGIMHEMARQAEQAIAEADVLLFLVDGRAGRTPHDEQIAARLRRAGRPVHVVVNKAEGLDRATVAADFHALGLGDPLPVSAAHGDGVKQLVEFVLAPFPCDEEAAAAEDEGPRVAIVGRPNVGKSTLVNTLLGEERVIAFDMPGTTRDAISIPFERGGKHYTLIDTAGLRRRGKVFEAIEKFSVIKTLQAIQEANVVVLVLDAAQDISEQDAHIAGFVLEAGRALVVAINKWDAVDDYRRERLKLDVSRKLAFLSFARFHEISALKSSGIGALLKSVDAAYAAATANLPTPRLTRALQVAVARQAPPRSGLARPKLRYAHQGGMNPPVIVIHGNALDDIPAAYVRYLERSFMEAFKLQGTPLRIQFRTTQNPFAARP; this is encoded by the coding sequence GTGAAACCCACCATCGTCCTGGTCGGCAGGCCCAATGTCGGCAAGTCGACCCTGTTCAACCGGCTGACCCGCACGCGCGATGCGCTGGTCGCCGACCAGCCCGGGCTCACCCGCGACCGCCACTACGGCATCGGCCGCGTGGGCGAGCGGGAATACCTGGTCGTCGATACCGCGGGCTTCGATCCGGTCGCCAAGGACGGAATCATGCACGAGATGGCGCGCCAGGCCGAACAGGCGATCGCCGAAGCCGACGTGCTGCTGTTCCTCGTCGATGGCCGTGCCGGACGCACGCCGCACGACGAGCAGATCGCCGCGCGGCTGCGGCGGGCGGGGCGTCCGGTGCACGTGGTCGTCAACAAGGCCGAAGGGCTGGATCGCGCCACCGTCGCGGCGGACTTCCATGCGCTCGGCCTCGGCGATCCGCTGCCGGTGTCGGCCGCGCATGGCGATGGCGTGAAACAGCTCGTCGAGTTCGTGCTGGCGCCGTTCCCGTGCGACGAAGAAGCCGCGGCGGCGGAGGACGAGGGGCCCAGGGTGGCCATCGTCGGCCGTCCCAACGTGGGCAAGTCCACGCTGGTGAACACGCTGCTGGGCGAGGAGCGCGTGATCGCGTTCGACATGCCGGGGACCACGCGCGATGCCATCTCGATTCCGTTCGAGCGCGGCGGCAAGCACTATACGCTGATCGACACCGCCGGCCTGCGCCGGCGCGGCAAGGTCTTCGAGGCGATCGAGAAATTCTCGGTGATCAAGACCCTGCAGGCGATCCAGGAGGCGAACGTGGTCGTCCTGGTGCTCGATGCGGCGCAGGACATCTCGGAGCAGGACGCGCACATCGCCGGCTTCGTGCTGGAAGCGGGGCGCGCGCTGGTGGTGGCGATCAACAAATGGGACGCGGTCGACGACTACCGGCGCGAGCGGCTCAAGCTCGACGTTTCGCGCAAGCTCGCCTTCCTGTCGTTCGCGCGCTTCCACGAGATCTCCGCGCTGAAGTCGTCGGGCATCGGCGCTCTGCTGAAGTCCGTCGATGCGGCCTATGCGGCGGCCACCGCGAACCTGCCCACGCCACGCCTGACGCGTGCGCTGCAGGTGGCCGTCGCGCGTCAGGCGCCGCCGCGCTCGGGGCTCGCGCGGCCGAAGCTGCGCTACGCGCACCAGGGCGGCATGAATCCGCCGGTGATCGTGATCCACGGCAATGCGCTGGACGACATTCCTGCGGCGTACGTGCGCTATCTGGAACGCAGCTTCATGGAGGCGTTCAA
- the ispG gene encoding flavodoxin-dependent (E)-4-hydroxy-3-methylbut-2-enyl-diphosphate synthase: MTNDSLSAGPAPRRVTRQARIGRVRVGGGAPVVVQSMTNTDTADVLGTAMQVAELARAGSEIVRITVNNDEAAKAVPHIRDRLLALNMDVPLVGDFHYNGHTLLTKYPACAEALAKLRINPGNVGAGTKRDPQFAAIVEIACKYDKPVRIGVNWGSLDQSVLARIMDGNARLAEPRDAGAVMREALVVSALESAAKAEEYGLGGDRIILSAKVSSVQDLIAVYRDLARRSDYPLHLGLTEAGMGSKGIVASTAALAVLLQEGIGDTIRISLTPEPGGSRTQEVVVAQEILQTMGLRAFTPMVTACPGCGRTTSTYFQELASGIQDYVRAQMPVWREQYDGVENMTLAVMGCIVNGPGESKHANIGISLPGTGETPAAPVFVDGVKTVTLRGDNIAAEFRAIVDDYVATRYVKKAG, from the coding sequence ATGACGAATGACAGTCTTAGCGCCGGCCCGGCACCGCGCCGCGTCACGCGCCAGGCGCGGATCGGCCGCGTCCGCGTCGGCGGCGGCGCGCCGGTGGTGGTGCAGTCGATGACCAACACCGATACCGCCGACGTCCTCGGCACGGCGATGCAGGTCGCGGAGCTGGCCCGCGCCGGCTCGGAGATCGTGCGCATCACGGTGAATAACGACGAGGCCGCGAAGGCGGTGCCGCACATCCGCGACCGGCTGCTCGCGCTGAACATGGACGTGCCGCTGGTCGGCGACTTCCACTACAACGGCCATACGCTGCTGACCAAGTACCCCGCCTGCGCCGAGGCGCTGGCCAAGCTGCGCATCAACCCGGGCAACGTCGGCGCCGGCACCAAGCGCGATCCGCAGTTCGCCGCCATCGTGGAGATCGCGTGCAAGTACGACAAGCCGGTCCGCATCGGCGTCAACTGGGGGAGCCTCGACCAGTCGGTGCTGGCCCGCATCATGGACGGGAACGCCCGGCTCGCCGAGCCGCGCGATGCCGGCGCGGTGATGCGCGAGGCGCTCGTCGTGTCGGCGCTGGAGTCCGCGGCCAAGGCCGAGGAATACGGCCTGGGGGGCGACCGCATCATCCTGTCGGCCAAGGTGTCGAGCGTGCAGGACCTCATCGCCGTGTATCGCGACCTGGCCAGGCGCAGCGATTATCCGCTGCACCTCGGCCTCACCGAGGCCGGCATGGGCAGCAAGGGCATCGTCGCTTCCACTGCCGCGCTGGCGGTGCTGCTGCAGGAAGGCATCGGCGACACCATCCGCATTTCGCTCACGCCGGAGCCGGGCGGCAGCCGCACGCAGGAGGTGGTGGTGGCGCAGGAGATCCTGCAGACCATGGGGCTGCGCGCCTTCACGCCCATGGTCACCGCCTGCCCGGGCTGCGGGCGCACGACCAGCACCTACTTCCAGGAACTGGCCTCGGGCATCCAGGACTACGTCCGTGCGCAGATGCCGGTGTGGCGCGAGCAGTACGACGGCGTCGAGAACATGACGCTGGCGGTGATGGGCTGCATCGTCAACGGCCCGGGCGAAAGCAAGCATGCCAACATCGGCATCTCGCTGCCGGGCACCGGCGAGACGCCGGCGGCACCGGTGTTCGTCGACGGGGTCAAGACGGTGACGCTGCGCGGCGACAACATCGCCGCCGAATTCCGCGCCATCGTCGACGACTACGTGGCCACCAGGTACGTGAAGAAGGCGGGCTGA
- the ndk gene encoding nucleoside-diphosphate kinase: protein MAIERTLSIIKPDAVAKNVIGKIYQRFEDAGLKIAAARMVHLSEQEAGQFYAVHKERPFYKDLVSFMTSGPVMIQVLEGENAIAKNRELMGATDPKKADKGTIRADFADSIDANAVHGSDAAETAAVEVAFFFPGLNVYSR, encoded by the coding sequence ATGGCCATCGAACGCACCCTGTCCATCATCAAGCCCGACGCCGTCGCCAAGAACGTGATCGGCAAGATCTACCAGCGTTTCGAAGACGCCGGCCTCAAGATCGCCGCCGCCAGGATGGTGCACCTGTCCGAGCAGGAAGCAGGCCAGTTCTATGCGGTGCACAAGGAGCGTCCGTTCTACAAGGACCTGGTGTCGTTCATGACCTCCGGCCCGGTGATGATCCAGGTACTCGAAGGCGAGAACGCCATCGCCAAGAACCGCGAGCTGATGGGCGCGACCGACCCGAAGAAGGCCGACAAGGGCACCATCCGCGCCGATTTCGCCGACAGCATCGACGCCAACGCGGTGCACGGCTCCGACGCCGCGGAAACGGCCGCCGTCGAAGTGGCGTTCTTCTTCCCCGGGCTGAACGTTTACTCGCGCTGA
- the hisS gene encoding histidine--tRNA ligase, producing the protein MSQTLQAVRGMNDILPDEAEIWEHFEDIVRDWLRSYGYRPIRMPIVEPTPLFRRAIGEVTDIVEKEMYSFEDALNGEHLTLRPEGTASCVRAAIQHNLVAGHGPQRLYYQGPMFRHERPQKGRYRQFHQIGVEALGFAGPDIDAEHILMCARLWDVLGLEDVSLELNSLGSAEERAAHRAALIAYLEQYRDSLDEDGRRRLYTNPLRILDTKNPDLQDIVEAAPRLSDHLGDESRAHFEAVQVFLKDAGIPFRINHRLVRGLDYYNRTVFEWVTTRLGAQGTVCAGGRYDGLVAQLGGKPQPAAGFAMGVERLLALWRESGGEADRAVPDVYVVHLGDAAQRLAFRAAESLREHGFDAVLHCGGGSFKSQMKKADGSGAAVALVIGEDEAAAGEVGIKPLRGPGAQQRVALEALPEALAMLMFSEEDDEDELGEGARDGSV; encoded by the coding sequence ATGAGTCAGACATTGCAGGCCGTGCGTGGGATGAACGACATCCTGCCCGACGAGGCCGAGATCTGGGAGCACTTCGAGGACATCGTGCGCGACTGGCTGCGCAGCTACGGCTACCGCCCGATCCGTATGCCCATCGTCGAGCCGACGCCGCTGTTCCGGCGCGCGATCGGCGAGGTCACCGACATCGTCGAGAAGGAGATGTATTCCTTCGAAGACGCGCTGAACGGCGAACATCTGACGCTGCGCCCCGAGGGCACCGCGTCCTGCGTGCGCGCCGCCATCCAGCACAACCTGGTGGCCGGACACGGCCCGCAGCGCCTCTATTACCAGGGGCCGATGTTCCGCCACGAGCGCCCGCAGAAGGGCCGCTACCGCCAGTTCCACCAGATCGGCGTGGAAGCGCTCGGCTTCGCCGGGCCGGACATCGATGCCGAGCACATCCTGATGTGCGCACGGCTGTGGGACGTGCTCGGGCTGGAGGACGTGTCGCTCGAACTCAACTCGCTGGGTTCCGCGGAAGAGCGTGCTGCCCATCGCGCGGCGCTGATCGCCTATCTCGAGCAGTACAGGGACAGCCTGGACGAGGACGGCAGGCGCCGGCTGTACACCAACCCGCTGCGCATCCTCGACACGAAGAATCCCGACCTGCAGGACATCGTCGAGGCCGCGCCGCGCCTGTCGGACCATCTCGGCGACGAGTCGCGCGCGCACTTCGAGGCGGTGCAGGTCTTCCTCAAGGATGCCGGCATTCCGTTCCGCATCAACCATCGGCTGGTGCGCGGGCTGGACTACTACAACCGCACCGTGTTCGAGTGGGTGACGACGCGCCTGGGGGCGCAGGGCACGGTTTGCGCCGGCGGGCGCTATGACGGGCTGGTCGCCCAACTGGGCGGCAAGCCGCAGCCGGCGGCGGGTTTCGCGATGGGCGTGGAGCGCTTGCTGGCACTGTGGCGGGAGAGCGGCGGCGAGGCCGATCGCGCCGTCCCCGATGTCTATGTGGTGCATCTGGGCGACGCCGCGCAGCGGCTCGCCTTCCGTGCCGCGGAGTCGCTGCGCGAGCATGGCTTCGACGCGGTGCTGCACTGCGGCGGCGGCAGCTTCAAGTCGCAGATGAAGAAGGCCGACGGCAGCGGTGCCGCGGTGGCGCTGGTGATCGGCGAGGACGAGGCTGCGGCGGGCGAGGTCGGCATCAAGCCGCTGCGCGGTCCGGGTGCGCAGCAGCGTGTCGCGCTCGAGGCGCTGCCCGAGGCGCTGGCCATGCTGATGTTCAGCGAAGAAGACGACGAAGACGAACTTGGAGAAGGGGCTCGCGATGGCAGTGTATGA
- a CDS encoding helix-turn-helix domain-containing protein: MQADSSPIPAAGGGSLSAGARLRQVREMRGESINEVSQALKLAPRQVEALESGRYEALPGLAFVRGFMRNYARYLSLDPAPLLEEVQAVLGQTNVDLSPVSNAGGDLPVGGRRRSSAGPVGIVAAVLLAIVIGGWYFDWFDTAPPHETAEDTAPPQAEPAPAASAADAASVEAPSAAAAPAAVAEVQGAAPAPVPPAAAPAPAGQGAAAQAVGPGASQLAFRFAGPSWVEVRDAAGAIVYSGTSAAGSTRNVQGRAPFALVIGNAAQVSLERDGQPVNLAPHTKGTVARLKLQ; this comes from the coding sequence ATGCAGGCCGATTCCTCGCCCATTCCGGCCGCCGGGGGCGGCAGCCTCTCCGCCGGTGCGCGCCTGCGTCAGGTGCGCGAGATGCGGGGCGAATCCATCAATGAAGTGTCGCAGGCGCTGAAGCTGGCGCCGCGCCAGGTCGAGGCGCTCGAGAGCGGCCGCTACGAGGCGCTGCCCGGGCTTGCCTTCGTGCGCGGCTTCATGCGCAACTACGCGCGCTACCTCAGCCTGGATCCCGCCCCGCTGCTGGAAGAGGTGCAAGCCGTGCTCGGCCAGACGAACGTCGATCTGTCGCCGGTTTCCAATGCGGGAGGAGATCTGCCCGTGGGCGGCCGGCGCCGTTCCAGCGCCGGGCCGGTGGGCATCGTCGCCGCGGTGTTGCTCGCCATCGTGATCGGCGGCTGGTATTTCGACTGGTTCGATACCGCGCCGCCGCACGAGACGGCCGAGGACACCGCGCCGCCGCAGGCCGAGCCGGCACCGGCTGCATCGGCGGCGGATGCCGCGTCCGTCGAAGCCCCTTCGGCGGCTGCGGCGCCCGCAGCCGTTGCGGAAGTGCAGGGCGCCGCACCGGCCCCCGTGCCGCCTGCGGCAGCGCCGGCGCCTGCCGGGCAGGGTGCCGCGGCGCAGGCCGTGGGGCCGGGTGCCAGCCAGCTCGCCTTCCGCTTCGCCGGCCCGTCCTGGGTCGAGGTGCGCGACGCGGCCGGCGCGATCGTCTATTCCGGCACGAGCGCGGCGGGAAGCACGCGCAACGTGCAGGGCAGGGCGCCGTTTGCGCTGGTGATCGGCAATGCCGCCCAGGTCAGCCTGGAACGCGACGGCCAGCCGGTGAACCTGGCTCCCCACACCAAGGGCACGGTGGCGCGCCTGAAACTGCAATGA
- a CDS encoding YfgM family protein — MAVYDLEEQEQISALKGWWAQYGTLVTTLATVAAVAVVGWQGWRWYQNRNATEASAMYFAVEQAAERQDAQKARDVAGQLIGQQGGTTYAQLGALLAAGLQFEKGELDNAQAQLEWAADKGKDPALRDLARLRLAAVLLQKGEFDAALARLSAAPVAGYQARFADLRGDVLAAQGKPAEARAAYQAAIDALSAADAQATTLREVVRLKLESLEG; from the coding sequence ATGGCAGTGTATGACCTCGAGGAACAGGAACAGATTTCCGCGCTGAAGGGCTGGTGGGCGCAGTACGGCACGCTGGTGACGACGCTGGCGACCGTCGCCGCGGTGGCCGTGGTGGGCTGGCAGGGCTGGCGCTGGTACCAGAACCGCAACGCCACCGAGGCCAGCGCGATGTATTTCGCCGTCGAGCAGGCAGCCGAGCGCCAGGATGCGCAGAAAGCGCGCGATGTCGCCGGCCAGTTGATCGGCCAGCAGGGCGGCACCACCTACGCACAACTGGGGGCGCTGCTGGCGGCGGGCCTGCAGTTCGAGAAGGGCGAACTCGACAACGCGCAAGCGCAACTCGAGTGGGCGGCCGACAAGGGCAAGGATCCGGCCCTGCGCGACCTTGCACGCCTGCGGCTGGCCGCGGTGCTGCTGCAGAAGGGCGAATTCGACGCCGCGCTGGCGAGGCTGTCCGCGGCGCCGGTCGCCGGCTACCAGGCGCGTTTCGCCGACCTGCGCGGCGACGTGCTCGCGGCGCAGGGCAAGCCGGCCGAAGCGCGTGCCGCGTACCAGGCGGCGATCGATGCGCTGTCCGCGGCCGATGCCCAGGCCACGACGCTGCGCGAAGTGGTGCGTCTCAAACTCGAATCCCTGGAAGGCTGA
- a CDS encoding tetratricopeptide repeat protein: protein MRLNEVEAAEQQFLRALELDPQNAQALLQIAEIAYGRGDYEVARVRLVRLHQQMTPTAASVWLGLRTERRLGNRDAAASYESQLRGRFGDSPEFQLLSQGKYE from the coding sequence ATGCGCCTGAACGAGGTGGAGGCCGCCGAACAGCAGTTCCTGCGCGCCCTCGAACTCGATCCGCAGAATGCGCAGGCCCTGCTGCAGATCGCCGAGATCGCCTACGGGCGGGGCGACTACGAAGTGGCGCGCGTGCGCCTGGTGCGCCTGCACCAGCAGATGACACCGACGGCGGCTTCGGTGTGGCTGGGACTGCGTACCGAGCGCCGGCTCGGCAACCGCGATGCCGCGGCGAGTTATGAATCGCAACTGAGGGGACGCTTCGGCGATTCGCCCGAGTTCCAACTGTTGTCGCAAGGGAAGTACGAGTGA